In the Gammaproteobacteria bacterium genome, GTAAATCCGTGCCGCGTTGTCGACTTTATGACTCAATCGGCTTGAGTTTCTATATCCATATCATAGCAAATAGACCAAAGTTTGTAATGAATAATGATGTTAACTAATTAAGCAGTATCAATAATATGGCAAATTTTTACATAGCAAAGAAAAAAATTAAGAAAACCGGTAAACAGCAAACTCTGATGATTGACAAGCTCGATCAGAAATTTCAGGGTTTGGGTTATATCGACAATAAAGTTGTTTTTGTCGCAGGCGCCTTACCCGGCGAAAAAATCACGATGCAAATAACCCGTGATCAAAAAAAATATGCCACCGGACAGCTGATTGAAGTACTTGAACCTGCCGCTCAACGTATTGAGCCTAGCTGTGAGCATTTTTCACTGTGCGGTGGTTGCCAGACTCAATATGTCGATGATAGCTATCAGGTTAAACTAAAACAGCAAGGGTTAGAGAACCGAATGCGACATGTGGCACCGCAAGCGTTATGGTCGCCAGCCATTGAGTCACCTGCGTGGCACTATCGCCGCCGCGCACGAGTTGGGGTTCATGTGGTCCGCGGTCAGCTAACGTTGGGCTTTAGACGTCAGGGCAGTAACGATTTAATTAAGATTAAGCAGTGCTTGGTGTTAACTGCGCCTTTTGACCAGTTATTTCAGCCGTTAGAGACGTTAGTACAATCTTTAAGTATTACCGATCAAATTGGCCATTTAGAATTTCTTGCAGTAGACAGTGGTAATTATGTGGTGATTCGATTATTAACCACGTTGAAGCTCGCTGATCAGCAGTTGTTAGCCGATTTTTCCAAAGCCCACCAACTGACGTTTTTAATTGCCGATAATGACAATCAAATAACCAACCTTGATGGCGCGGTGCCTCAGTCGTTATCTTATAAGATGGCGGGTGATACCATTGCGTTTAATGCGGCAGACTTTATTCAAGTTAATGCCAGTGTTAACCAACAGATGGTGGCACAGGCTGTTGATTGGTTAGCGCTTAAGCCAACCGATAAAGTGTTAGATTTGTTTTGCGGGGTTGGAAATTTCAGCTTAAGCATTGCGGCCAAAGCGCAAATGGTGGTTGGTGTCGAGGGTGTTAATGCGATGGTTGAGCAGGCTAAAGTTAATGCCGAGGCTGCTAACTTAGATAATGTCACTTTTCATCATAGTGACCTGTCTGAACCACTGGCTGAGCAGGCATGGTACAGCAGAAAATTGGGTGAACAGGTTGATAAAATCTTACTTGATCCGGCGCGTGATGGTGCGATGGCGATTGTTGAGCAATTATCTAAGCTAAAACCTGAAATTATCGTTTATGTTTCTTGTGAGCCTTCGTCACTAGAACGTGATAGCTTGATCATCATCAAGCATGGATATATATTGGAGAAAATCTGTGTTATGGATATGTTTCCGCAGACAACTCATTTAGAATCAATGGCGTTGTTTCGAAAAGTTAAGTAGACATAGCAAGGAATAGTAATGGTTGCAATTCGTGAAGGCCACCTAGCCGGGGTATTTGATCTTGAGGTTTGGGTAACAAAATTTGGGCTTGAAAAAAATCAAGTTGAGCTTTTTAAGACGCTTTATTTAAAATTGTTTCAGCTGGCTGGTGAGTCATCAGAGCTGAAACAAGTGTTAGATAAATCGCGTGAAATGGCCGAAATTTTGCAATCCATGCACATGGATTTGGACGCATTACAGGCGTCATTACTATATCCTTGGCACGAACAAAAGCTACTTGATGACGAGCAAATCGTAAATTTAACCAATAATCGAGTTAAGGTGTTGGTGACCAATGTTTATGAAATGGCTGCGATTAAAACACTGCATGGCAAAGGCCGAAATTTATCAGGCGTTCAAGTCGATAACCTGCGCCGGATGTTAATGGCGATGGTCGCCGACGTCCGGGCGGTGGTGATAAAGCTTGCCGAACGCGTCGCGTATTTACGTGATATTAAAAACGCCGACGAAGAAGTGCGGGTATTAGCCGCGCGGGAAATTTCGGATGTTTATGCCCCCCTTGCTAATCGGCTCGGCATTGGCCAGCTAAAGTGGGAACTTGAAGATATTTCTTTCCGCTATCTTCACCCTAAAATCTATAAAAAAGTTGCCAGTTTACTTGATCAAAAACGCCTTGAAAGAGAATCTTACATCGCGAGCTTTGTCAGTAATTTGTCCAATGAATTAGACGGATTATCGATTAAGGCGCAAGTTTACGGTCGACCAAAGCATATTTATTCAATCTGGAAAAAGATGGATAAAAAAGGACTCGCTTTTGATGAGTTGTTTGACGTGCGGGCGATTCGCGTGGTGGTTGATAAGCTCCATGATTGTTACTCGGCGTTAGGCACTATTCATACTCTATGGCATCACGTGCCGAGTGAATTCGACGATTACGTGGCTAACCCTAAGAGCAATGGTTACCAATCAATCCATACTATTGTGGTTGGGCCGGAAGGGCGCACCGTCGAAATTCAAATCCGTACCGAGAAAATGCACAATGATGCCGAGATGGGGGTTGCTGCGCACTGGCGTTATAAAGAAGGGGTAGGGGCGACTAAGGCCAGCAGTTTTGATGGCAAAATTGAATGGTTGCGTAAAATTTTGGCGTGGCAAGATGACGTTAAAGACAACAGTAACTTGGCCGATGATATTCGCTCTCAAGTGTTTGACGACCGAATTTATGTTTATACCCCAAGCGGTGAAGTAATTGATTTACCCAATGGCAGTACCCCATTAGATTTTGCCTATTATATCCATTCTCAGGTGGGGCATCGTTGCATTGGGGCCAAAATCAATGGCCGCATTGTTCCCTTTACTTACAAGCTAGAAACGGGTGAGCAGGTTGAAATTTTAACCAGCAAAGAGCCTAACCCGAAACGAGATTGGTTAAACCCTCGCTTGGCTTATGTTTTTTCGGCGCGTTCACGGGCGAAAATTCAGCACTTTTTTAAGTTGCAAGACAAGGAAAAAAATCATGCAGCAGGCGTCGAATTATTAGACGTTGAATTAGCGCGAGTAAATTTAAAGTTGAGTGATTGCCAACGGGCGCTTAAGAAATACAATGTCAGTCAGCTTGATGATTTAGTGGCGGCCGTTGGTTGTGGTGATATCAAAATTAATCAATTGATTAACTACTTGCAACAACAATTACAGCCAGCACCGGCGCCAGAGCCCTTGCAGTTCAAAAAAGCAACGACTCAAACGGCTAATCGAAGTGAAGTTGTGGTTGAAGGCGTCGGTAATTTATTGACCCATATTGCTAAATGCTGCCAACCAATCCCAGGGGATTTAATTGACGGTTTTATTTCTCAGGGTAAAGGAATTTCGGTGCACCGCAGTGATTGTGAGCAATTAAAAGAATTATTGCATCGTCATCCTGAGCGCAGTGTTGAGGTGAATTGGGGCGGGCAGTCAACGGCGGGTTATTCACTGGACGTGATAATCTTTGCCAATGATCGTAATGGCTTAGTCCGAGATATTACCGCAGTCATTGCCAATGAAAAAGTCAGTTTGTTAGGCATGAACACTCATACTAATCAGCAAACTCAGGTCGCAACTATTGAGTTAACGCTTGAGGTGGCTGGGCAAGAGATATTAAGCCGAACCATCACTAAGTTGACCAGTGTTGATGAAGTCTTTGAGGTTAAACGACGTTAATTTAGCGTGGTAGGCACAGACATTAGATTGTTGTTTAGTTTGATTTAAACTAAACAACAATCTCATTTAAGGCTGTTGCTAGATTGGTTGTTCGTTAAGTTAACTACAGCACTTTTTATATTTTTTGCCGCTGCCACAGCTACATGGATCATTACGCTGGGGTGTTTTCTCAAAGCGGGTGGTTTGAGGTTTGTTTAATAGCGCGTCTAATTCAATGATATTTTCTGGGCTGTCGGCATCAATCGTGATATTAGCCACTAAGTTATTCTCAGTAAGTCGGGCTTCAACTTCAGTTTGGCGTTGCTCGCTAGCGACGACCAACGTTAATGGCGACTCTTCTGTACCAAGTTTGATATCACGTTTGGTGTTATAACCAGACTTGACGTGATTCTCTCTAATTTCGATCCGTCCTTTATAATACAAGTTATGCATGTTGTTTCCTCGTTCAGTAAAGCGATACCCACACGACTTGTTAAATAATAAATGTTCAACGATTTTGGCAAGGTACGACAAATCGCGCATTATCACACGATTTAATCTGATATTCGAGGGACATTTATAGACATTGCCACGCCAAGCAACAAAATTGTCCAATTATGCACTATGCCACCCGATATCGGTCGCTCTGACAAGACTAATGGCTTAATGCATCATGTTTTCGTTCGCGCATTGCCTGATTAAGAATTTGCCACGCAGAGCTCAAAAACAGGGCGGCAAGAACAAATGCTACGGCCAAATCAGACCAAGCGGAACCGGTTACCCAAACCCCAGAAGCTGCAGCCAACACAATTAAATTGCCAATGGCATCATTACGGCTGCACAGCCATACTGAACGAACATTGGCATCGCCATCTTTATATTTTCGCAATAAAAAGACACTAAGCAAGTTAGCTAGGCAAGCGGCGATGGCGACAGTGCCCATAGTTAGCGCATTGGGGGAGTTAGTATAAAAGATATGATAAACCGTTGAACCACTGACCCAGAGCGCCATCACAAGTAAGCTGATGCCTTTGGCCATGGCAGCATTGCTGCGGATAGTGAGCGATTTACCGATGACCCATAAGCTTAAGCCATACGTTAAGCTGTCGGCTAAAAAGTCTAATGCATCGGCTTTTAATGCCTGTGATTGGGCGCCGATCCCGGCCGAAATTTCAACCAAAAACATGATCGCATTAATGGCTATGACCCACCATAAAATACGTTTGTAGGCTGAACTCATGCCATCAAAATTTTTCTCGTGCCCACAGCAAGCTGCCATAACTCTCTCCTGATTAAAATGCCAATTGGCAATCAATATTATTTGAGTTTATGATAAAACCTCTAGTTACTAGAGGTTCAACTGTTATTTGGTTATTACTGGAGATTAATTTATGGCGGTGTATTCGATAGGTCAGTTAGCTAAATTGACAAATTGCAAGGTACCAACAATTCGTTATTACGAGCAAATTGGCTTGTTAAGCCAGCCTGCTCGAACGTTAGGCAATCAACGCCGCTATAATGGCGAGCACCTGAGTCGGCTGCAGTTCATTCGCCATAGCAGGGCGCTTGGTTTTAATTTAGAGGAAATTAGTCAACTGATCCACTTACAAGGTTGTACTAAACACTCTCCCCATGACGCTCACGCAATAGCGACCAGTCACCTGTTAGATATTCAGAAAAAAATACGTCAGTTACAAGCATTAGAACGTGAACTTGCGCAAGTGACCAATTGCTGTAACAAAAACACATCGTATCAGTGCAAGGTTTTAGAAGCCTTAAATGATTTCTAATGACTTGGTAATGCCACGTGCTGGTGAACACTTAATTAAAGGAATTAGTATTATAGCCAGATCTGTAACATTACAATTGGTGCTAGCTATTTAAATTACCAATAAAATACGGACATAAAAAAGCGGTCGTTGATATGTCAACGACCGCTTGGCTAAATAAATTGTTACAGTTGTTTAATGATCGAGTGCTTCACCTGCTCCTTTAGGGAAACGGATTGACTCAACCATATCTTGAATCTCCTGTGGGGTTTCAGCCGTTACTTTAGCGACAGCAAAAGCTGTTACAAAGTTAACTATCATGCCGATGGTACCGATACCTTCAGGTGAAATACCCATGAACCAGTTGTCAGCATTATTGGCCGCTGGGTTAATAAACTTAAAGTAGATAATATATGCTGCGGTAAAGCTTAAACCAAGCACCATACCAGCGATCGCACCTTCTTTGTTCATTTTCTTGTGGAAAATACCCATGATGATAGCTGGGAACAATGATGAAGCTGCTAGGCCAAAGGCAAAAGCAACAACGGCGGCGACGAATCCTGGTGGGTTAATACCAAAGTAGCCGGCTATCACAATACCAACAGCAGCGGCAATACGGGCATAGCCTAATTCTTGTTTATCTGAAATATCCGGTGCCCAGTTTTTCTTGAGTAAATCGTGTGATACCGAAGTTGAGATAACGAGTAATAAGCCAGCAGATGTAGACAGTGCAGCAGCTAGGCCACCGGCCGCTACTAATGCAATTACCCATGCTGGTAAATCAGCAATTTCAGGGTTGGCTAACACGATGATGTCACGGTCAATTTTCATTTCGTTACGTTCATCGCCAGAGTAGAACATCTTGCCATCGCCATTCTTATCGTTAAACTCGATAAGGCCAGTTCTTTCCCAGTTCTTTATCCAGCTTGGTGCTTTGGCATACTCAGTACCCGTCATTTCTGGACCATTGATCGTTTCAATCATGTTAACTCGGGCAAATGAAGCCAGCGCAGGAATAGTGGTATACATGATACCAATAAATACTAGTGCCCAGCCTGCTGAGATTCGAGAATCTTTAACCTTAGGTACGGTGAAGAAACGGACGATAACATGTGGTAAACCCGCAGTACCAACCATTAGCGCGCCAGTGATACAAAATACATCTAGGGTGCTCTTTCTACCCTCAGTATAGGCGCCAAATCCAAGCTCTTTAGTTAAGCCGTCAAGCTTATCAAGCAAGTAACCTGAGCCATCAACCATTTCGCTACCAAAACCAAGCTGAGGAATAGCTTGACCTGTCATCATCACCGAGATGAAAATTGCTGGTACCATAAAGGCAAAGATTAAAACACAATATTGAGCGACCTGAGTATAAGTAATGCCTTTCATACCGCCTAATACAGCATAAAAGAATACTACAGCCATGCCGATAACGACGCCGGTCTCAATTTCAACTTCTAAGAAACGTGAGAATACTACGCCGACACCACGCATTTGACCTGCAATGTATGTAAAGCAGATGAAAATAGCACAGAATACCGCAACAGTACGCGCGGCATTTGAGTAGTAACGATCGCCGATAAAGTCAGGTACGGTAAACTTCCCGAACTTACGAAGGTAAGGCACCATACACAGCGCCAGTAAGACATAACCACCAGTCCAACCAAGCAAGTAAACGGAACCGTCAGAGCCGGTAAATGATACGATACCAGCGAGTGAAATAAATGAAGCCGCCGACATCCAGTCAGCTGCTGTTGCCATGCCGTTCATGACCGGGTGAACCCCACCACCCGCAATATAGAACTCTTTGGTTGTGCCAGCGCGCGCCCAAATAGCAATGCCAATGTATAAGGCGAAGGTAAATCCAACAATAATATAGGTTAAAGTTTGTACGTCCATGGTTTACTCCTATTCTTCTACGTTATATTTTTTGTCTAAATCGTTCATCTTTTTAACGTAGATGAAGATTAGTGCAATAAAGACATACATCGCGCCTTGTTGAGCAAACCAAAAGCCCAACTTAAAGCCCATAAATGTAATAGTGTTTAACTCTTCGATGAAAAGGATCCCACAACCATAAGAGACCACAAACCAAACCGCGAGTAACTTAAACATCATGCGAAGGTTCTCTTTCCAGTACTTATCTGCCTGTTCTTTAGATTCGAAACTCATATACTGCTCCTTTTGTTTTTTCGTTATTTTGGAGTTACGTAATCTAATCTAGCAGTGCAGTAGTAGAGTTAAATCCAG is a window encoding:
- the rlmD gene encoding 23S rRNA (uracil(1939)-C(5))-methyltransferase RlmD; translation: MANFYIAKKKIKKTGKQQTLMIDKLDQKFQGLGYIDNKVVFVAGALPGEKITMQITRDQKKYATGQLIEVLEPAAQRIEPSCEHFSLCGGCQTQYVDDSYQVKLKQQGLENRMRHVAPQALWSPAIESPAWHYRRRARVGVHVVRGQLTLGFRRQGSNDLIKIKQCLVLTAPFDQLFQPLETLVQSLSITDQIGHLEFLAVDSGNYVVIRLLTTLKLADQQLLADFSKAHQLTFLIADNDNQITNLDGAVPQSLSYKMAGDTIAFNAADFIQVNASVNQQMVAQAVDWLALKPTDKVLDLFCGVGNFSLSIAAKAQMVVGVEGVNAMVEQAKVNAEAANLDNVTFHHSDLSEPLAEQAWYSRKLGEQVDKILLDPARDGAMAIVEQLSKLKPEIIVYVSCEPSSLERDSLIIIKHGYILEKICVMDMFPQTTHLESMALFRKVK
- the relA gene encoding GTP diphosphokinase, encoding MVAIREGHLAGVFDLEVWVTKFGLEKNQVELFKTLYLKLFQLAGESSELKQVLDKSREMAEILQSMHMDLDALQASLLYPWHEQKLLDDEQIVNLTNNRVKVLVTNVYEMAAIKTLHGKGRNLSGVQVDNLRRMLMAMVADVRAVVIKLAERVAYLRDIKNADEEVRVLAAREISDVYAPLANRLGIGQLKWELEDISFRYLHPKIYKKVASLLDQKRLERESYIASFVSNLSNELDGLSIKAQVYGRPKHIYSIWKKMDKKGLAFDELFDVRAIRVVVDKLHDCYSALGTIHTLWHHVPSEFDDYVANPKSNGYQSIHTIVVGPEGRTVEIQIRTEKMHNDAEMGVAAHWRYKEGVGATKASSFDGKIEWLRKILAWQDDVKDNSNLADDIRSQVFDDRIYVYTPSGEVIDLPNGSTPLDFAYYIHSQVGHRCIGAKINGRIVPFTYKLETGEQVEILTSKEPNPKRDWLNPRLAYVFSARSRAKIQHFFKLQDKEKNHAAGVELLDVELARVNLKLSDCQRALKKYNVSQLDDLVAAVGCGDIKINQLINYLQQQLQPAPAPEPLQFKKATTQTANRSEVVVEGVGNLLTHIAKCCQPIPGDLIDGFISQGKGISVHRSDCEQLKELLHRHPERSVEVNWGGQSTAGYSLDVIIFANDRNGLVRDITAVIANEKVSLLGMNTHTNQQTQVATIELTLEVAGQEILSRTITKLTSVDEVFEVKRR
- a CDS encoding SEC-C domain-containing protein, whose product is MHNLYYKGRIEIRENHVKSGYNTKRDIKLGTEESPLTLVVASEQRQTEVEARLTENNLVANITIDADSPENIIELDALLNKPQTTRFEKTPQRNDPCSCGSGKKYKKCCS
- a CDS encoding cation transporter is translated as MAACCGHEKNFDGMSSAYKRILWWVIAINAIMFLVEISAGIGAQSQALKADALDFLADSLTYGLSLWVIGKSLTIRSNAAMAKGISLLVMALWVSGSTVYHIFYTNSPNALTMGTVAIAACLANLLSVFLLRKYKDGDANVRSVWLCSRNDAIGNLIVLAAASGVWVTGSAWSDLAVAFVLAALFLSSAWQILNQAMRERKHDALSH
- a CDS encoding helix-turn-helix domain-containing protein, with amino-acid sequence MYSIGQLAKLTNCKVPTIRYYEQIGLLSQPARTLGNQRRYNGEHLSRLQFIRHSRALGFNLEEISQLIHLQGCTKHSPHDAHAIATSHLLDIQKKIRQLQALERELAQVTNCCNKNTSYQCKVLEALNDF
- a CDS encoding cation acetate symporter yields the protein MDVQTLTYIIVGFTFALYIGIAIWARAGTTKEFYIAGGGVHPVMNGMATAADWMSAASFISLAGIVSFTGSDGSVYLLGWTGGYVLLALCMVPYLRKFGKFTVPDFIGDRYYSNAARTVAVFCAIFICFTYIAGQMRGVGVVFSRFLEVEIETGVVIGMAVVFFYAVLGGMKGITYTQVAQYCVLIFAFMVPAIFISVMMTGQAIPQLGFGSEMVDGSGYLLDKLDGLTKELGFGAYTEGRKSTLDVFCITGALMVGTAGLPHVIVRFFTVPKVKDSRISAGWALVFIGIMYTTIPALASFARVNMIETINGPEMTGTEYAKAPSWIKNWERTGLIEFNDKNGDGKMFYSGDERNEMKIDRDIIVLANPEIADLPAWVIALVAAGGLAAALSTSAGLLLVISTSVSHDLLKKNWAPDISDKQELGYARIAAAVGIVIAGYFGINPPGFVAAVVAFAFGLAASSLFPAIIMGIFHKKMNKEGAIAGMVLGLSFTAAYIIYFKFINPAANNADNWFMGISPEGIGTIGMIVNFVTAFAVAKVTAETPQEIQDMVESIRFPKGAGEALDH
- a CDS encoding DUF4212 domain-containing protein, with translation MSFESKEQADKYWKENLRMMFKLLAVWFVVSYGCGILFIEELNTITFMGFKLGFWFAQQGAMYVFIALIFIYVKKMNDLDKKYNVEE